A part of Anser cygnoides isolate HZ-2024a breed goose chromosome 15, Taihu_goose_T2T_genome, whole genome shotgun sequence genomic DNA contains:
- the LOC136786444 gene encoding noggin-2-like, producing MTAIGALLLCSCLGLLRPGGGQPFLRLRPSPSDNLPVKDIVEHPDPEYDPKEQDLDERTLRKKLGSHFDPGFMAVAVPGPANASGAEAAAAAAAGRARGALPAELRRLELGAPPHGPRLRVGKKARRKVLQWLWAYTYCPVLYTWKDLGVRFWPRYIKEGNCFAEKSCSLPEGMFCKPVKSVTKTFLRWHCQGWSSQKYCTWIPVQYPLISECKCSC from the coding sequence ATGACGGCGATCGGGgcgctcctgctctgctcctgcctggggctgctgcggccgggcggcgggcaGCCCTTCCTGCGGCTGCGGCCCTCGCCCAGCGACAACCTGCCCGTCAAAGACATCGTGGAGCACCCGGACCCCGAGTACGACCCCAAGGAGCAGGACCTGGACGAGCGGACTCTGCGCAAGAAGCTGGGCAGCCATTTCGACCCCGGCTTCATGGCCGTGGCCGTGCCGGGCCCCGCCAACGCCTCGGGcgccgaggcggcggcggcggcggcggcggggcgggcgcggggggcgctgcccgcggagctgcggcggctggagctgGGCGCACCGCCCCACGGGCCGCGCCTGCGGGTGGGCAAGAAGGCGCGGCGGAAGGTGCTGCAGTGGCTCTGGGCATACACCTACTGCCCCGTGCTCTACACCTGGAAGGACCTGGGCGTCCGCTTCTGGCCGCGCTACATCAAGGAGGGCAACTGCTTCGCCGAGAAGTCCTGCTCGCTGCCCGAGGGCATGTTCTGCAAGCCCGTCAAGTCGGTCACCAAGACCTTCCTGCGctggcactgccagggctggtCCAGCCAGAAGTACTGCACCTGGATCCCCGTGCAGTACCCGCTCATCTCCGAGTGCAAGTGCTCCTGCTAG